In the genome of Paenibacillus pabuli, one region contains:
- the secG gene encoding preprotein translocase subunit SecG encodes MDIALKLLLVVFSIGLITVVLLQHGKSAGLAGAISGGAEHLFGKTKARGLDLFLQRATVVLGAGFFILSIVVTVFSK; translated from the coding sequence ATGGATATTGCTTTGAAATTGCTGCTCGTCGTATTTTCGATCGGTCTAATCACTGTAGTATTGCTGCAGCACGGGAAAAGCGCTGGTTTGGCGGGTGCCATCTCCGGTGGTGCGGAACATCTTTTCGGTAAAACGAAAGCGCGCGGACTGGATCTTTTCCTGCAACGTGCAACGGTTGTACTGGGTGCAGGATTCTTCATTTTGTCTATCGTAGTTACGGTTTTCTCCAAGTAA
- the eno gene encoding phosphopyruvate hydratase: MTIISDVYAREVLDSRGNPTVEVEVYLESGAIGRAIVPSGASTGAHEAVELRDGDKSRYLGKGVLQAVKNVNETIAPEVIGMDALDQLGIDKLMITLDGTPNKGKLGANAILAVSMAVARAAADALDLPLYVYLGGFNAKALPVPMMNIINGGEHADNNIDVQEFMVLPVGAPTFKEALRVGAEIFHNLKSVLSSKGLNTAVGDEGGFAPNLGSNEEAITTIIEAIEKAGYKPGVDVFLGMDVASTEFYKDGKYTLAGEGKSYTSAEYVDLLASWVEKYPIITIEDGMSEDDWDGWKLLTEKLGDKVQLVGDDLFVTNTERLGRGIEEGIGNSILIKVNQIGTLTETFDAIEMAKRAGYTAVISHRSGESEDSTIADIAVATNAGQIKTGAPSRTDRIAKYNQLLRIEDQLGELAQYNGLKGFYNLKK; encoded by the coding sequence ATGACTATTATTTCTGACGTGTACGCTCGCGAAGTCCTCGACTCCCGCGGTAACCCTACAGTAGAAGTTGAAGTATACCTGGAGTCCGGCGCAATCGGACGCGCAATCGTTCCATCCGGTGCATCCACTGGTGCCCACGAAGCTGTTGAGCTTCGCGATGGCGACAAATCCCGTTACCTCGGTAAAGGTGTTCTGCAAGCTGTTAAAAACGTAAACGAAACAATCGCTCCAGAAGTAATCGGTATGGATGCATTGGATCAACTGGGTATCGACAAATTGATGATCACTTTGGATGGTACGCCAAACAAAGGTAAATTGGGTGCTAACGCAATCCTGGCTGTATCCATGGCTGTAGCTCGCGCAGCTGCTGACGCTCTGGACCTGCCATTGTACGTTTACCTGGGCGGATTCAACGCTAAAGCTCTTCCAGTACCAATGATGAACATCATCAACGGTGGTGAGCATGCTGACAACAACATCGACGTTCAAGAATTCATGGTTCTTCCGGTTGGAGCACCAACATTTAAAGAAGCTCTTCGCGTAGGCGCGGAAATCTTCCACAACCTGAAATCCGTACTGAGCTCCAAAGGCTTGAACACAGCTGTAGGTGACGAAGGCGGTTTCGCACCAAACCTTGGTTCTAACGAAGAAGCAATCACAACAATCATCGAAGCTATCGAAAAAGCTGGTTACAAACCAGGCGTTGACGTATTCCTGGGTATGGACGTAGCTTCCACTGAGTTCTACAAAGATGGTAAATATACACTTGCTGGCGAAGGTAAATCTTACACTTCCGCTGAGTATGTTGACCTCTTGGCTTCATGGGTTGAGAAATACCCAATCATCACAATTGAAGACGGTATGTCCGAAGACGACTGGGATGGTTGGAAATTGCTCACTGAGAAATTGGGAGACAAAGTACAACTCGTTGGTGATGACCTGTTCGTAACGAACACAGAGCGTCTGGGTAGAGGTATTGAAGAAGGTATCGGTAACTCCATCCTGATCAAAGTGAACCAAATCGGTACATTGACTGAAACATTCGATGCAATCGAAATGGCTAAACGTGCAGGATACACAGCTGTAATCTCCCACCGTTCCGGTGAGTCCGAAGACAGCACAATCGCTGACATCGCTGTTGCAACAAATGCGGGTCAAATCAAAACGGGCGCTCCTTCCCGTACAGACCGTATCGCGAAGTACAACCAATTGCTCCGCATTGAGGATCAACTGGGTGAACTGGCTCAATACAATGGTCTTAAAGGTTTCTACAACCTCAAAAAATAA
- the gap gene encoding type I glyceraldehyde-3-phosphate dehydrogenase: protein MIKVGINGFGRIGRLAFRRIQNVEGIEVVAINDLTDAKMLAHLLKYDTTQGRFDGDVEVHDGFFKVNGKEVKVLANRNPEELPWGDLGVDIVLECTGFFTTKEAAEKHLKGGAKKVVISAPATGDMKTIVYNVNHEILDGTETVISGASCTTNCLAPMAKTLQDKFGIVQGLMTTIHAYTGDQNTLDAPHPKGDFRRARAAAENIIPNTTGAAKAIGLVIPELQGKLDGAAQRVPVATGSLTELVTVLGKKVTAEEVNAVMKEASDPQTFGYTEDEIVSSDIQGITFGSLFDATQTKVLTVGDQQLVKTVAWYDNEMSYTAQLVRTLEHFAKMIK from the coding sequence ATGATTAAAGTAGGTATTAACGGTTTTGGACGTATTGGTCGTTTGGCATTCCGCCGTATTCAAAATGTAGAGGGCATTGAAGTTGTAGCAATCAACGACTTGACTGATGCTAAAATGCTGGCTCATTTGCTCAAATATGATACAACTCAAGGTCGCTTCGATGGCGATGTTGAAGTACACGATGGCTTCTTCAAAGTGAACGGCAAAGAAGTTAAAGTATTGGCTAACCGTAACCCAGAAGAACTTCCTTGGGGCGACCTGGGCGTAGATATCGTTCTGGAATGTACTGGTTTCTTCACAACTAAAGAAGCAGCTGAGAAACACTTGAAAGGTGGAGCTAAGAAAGTTGTTATCTCCGCACCAGCTACTGGCGACATGAAAACCATCGTTTACAACGTAAACCATGAAATCCTCGACGGTACTGAAACTGTAATCTCCGGCGCATCTTGCACAACGAACTGCCTGGCACCTATGGCAAAAACACTGCAAGACAAATTCGGAATCGTTCAAGGTTTGATGACTACAATTCACGCTTACACTGGCGACCAAAACACATTGGATGCTCCACACCCTAAAGGTGACTTCCGTCGTGCTCGCGCAGCGGCTGAAAACATCATTCCTAACACAACTGGTGCTGCTAAAGCAATCGGTTTGGTTATCCCTGAACTGCAAGGTAAACTCGACGGTGCAGCTCAACGTGTACCAGTAGCTACTGGTTCCCTGACTGAGCTCGTAACTGTATTGGGTAAAAAAGTTACTGCTGAAGAAGTTAACGCAGTAATGAAAGAAGCTTCCGATCCACAAACTTTCGGATACACAGAAGACGAAATCGTATCTTCCGATATCCAAGGTATCACTTTCGGTTCCCTGTTTGATGCAACTCAAACTAAAGTTCTGACTGTTGGCGACCAACAACTGGTTAAAACTGTAGCTTGGTATGACAATGAAATGTCCTACACTGCTCAACTGGTTCGCACTTTGGAGCACTTTGCAAAAATGATCAAGTAA
- the smpB gene encoding SsrA-binding protein SmpB produces MGKNDGQSKVLAQNKKASHDYFIEDTYEAGMVLTGTEIKSLRNGRANIGDAFATIRNGEIHIHNMHISPFEQGNRHNPIDPTRTRKLLMHKVQIHKLLGLSKQDGYSIVPLKIYIRNGYAKLLLGLGKGKKQYDKRETAAKRDAQRDIQRVLREKQKVAR; encoded by the coding sequence ATGGGCAAGAATGATGGACAGAGTAAAGTGCTTGCACAGAATAAAAAGGCTTCCCATGACTACTTCATTGAAGATACGTATGAAGCGGGCATGGTGCTTACCGGAACGGAGATTAAATCTCTTCGTAACGGCCGTGCGAATATTGGCGATGCATTTGCCACGATTCGAAACGGTGAGATTCATATTCATAATATGCATATTAGTCCTTTTGAACAAGGGAACCGTCATAATCCAATTGATCCAACCCGTACACGCAAGTTGTTGATGCATAAAGTGCAGATTCACAAGCTGCTTGGGCTGTCGAAGCAGGACGGATACAGTATTGTACCGCTGAAGATCTATATTCGTAACGGGTATGCGAAGCTGCTGCTTGGACTGGGTAAAGGTAAGAAGCAGTATGATAAACGGGAGACTGCAGCCAAGCGGGATGCACAACGTGATATTCAACGGGTACTGCGCGAGAAGCAGAAGGTTGCTCGTTGA
- a CDS encoding phosphoglycerate kinase — MNKKSVRDIELTGKRAFVRVDFNVPLEDGKITDDKRIRATLPTINYLIEKGAKVILASHMGRPKGEVVESMRLTPAAERLSELLGKKVVKADDSVGETVKAQVAELNNGDVLLLENVRFHAGEEKNDPELAKQFAELADVFVNDAFGAAHRAHASTEGIAHLLPAVSGLLMEKELEVLGKAISNPERPFTAIIGGSKVKDKIDVIDNLLNIADNVIIGGGLSYTFMKAQGHEVGQSLLDESKLDVALGFIEKAKKLGKNFYLPVDIVISDDFSANANTKIVEVGDIPADWEGIDIGPKTREIYADVVKNSKLVVWNGPMGVFEIEPFSHGTRAVAEACAETEAYTIIGGGDSAAAAEKFKLADKMDHISTGGGASLEFMEGKALPGVVALNDK, encoded by the coding sequence ATGAACAAAAAAAGTGTACGCGATATCGAATTGACAGGAAAACGGGCTTTTGTCCGTGTAGATTTTAATGTGCCGCTCGAAGATGGTAAAATTACAGATGACAAACGTATTCGTGCGACGCTTCCTACGATCAACTACTTGATCGAAAAAGGCGCTAAAGTTATTTTGGCAAGCCACATGGGTCGTCCAAAAGGCGAAGTGGTTGAATCCATGCGTTTGACTCCAGCTGCTGAGCGTTTGTCCGAATTGCTCGGTAAAAAAGTTGTTAAAGCGGATGATTCCGTTGGCGAAACCGTAAAAGCTCAAGTCGCTGAACTGAACAACGGCGACGTATTGTTGCTTGAAAACGTTCGTTTCCACGCAGGTGAAGAGAAAAACGATCCAGAACTCGCAAAACAATTTGCTGAACTGGCTGACGTATTCGTTAACGATGCTTTCGGAGCGGCTCACAGAGCACACGCTTCAACTGAAGGGATCGCTCACTTGCTGCCAGCAGTATCCGGTCTGTTGATGGAGAAAGAACTGGAAGTGTTGGGTAAAGCAATCTCCAACCCTGAGCGTCCTTTCACTGCAATCATCGGTGGTTCCAAAGTTAAAGACAAAATCGATGTAATCGACAACCTGCTTAACATTGCGGACAACGTAATCATCGGTGGCGGCCTGTCCTACACATTCATGAAGGCTCAAGGTCATGAAGTAGGTCAATCCCTGCTGGATGAGTCCAAACTGGATGTTGCTCTGGGCTTTATCGAAAAAGCGAAAAAATTGGGCAAAAACTTCTACCTGCCAGTGGATATCGTGATTTCTGATGATTTCAGTGCGAATGCAAACACGAAGATCGTTGAAGTTGGCGACATTCCTGCAGATTGGGAAGGTATTGACATCGGTCCTAAAACACGTGAGATCTATGCTGACGTCGTTAAAAACTCCAAACTCGTTGTTTGGAACGGACCAATGGGTGTGTTCGAAATTGAACCTTTCTCCCACGGTACTCGTGCAGTAGCTGAAGCTTGCGCTGAGACAGAAGCATACACCATCATTGGTGGTGGTGACTCCGCAGCAGCAGCTGAGAAGTTCAAATTGGCTGACAAAATGGACCACATCTCTACAGGTGGCGGTGCATCCCTCGAGTTCATGGAAGGCAAAGCGCTTCCTGGCGTAGTTGCATTGAACGACAAGTAA
- the tpiA gene encoding triose-phosphate isomerase, translating into MRTPIIAGNWKMFKTVSESNDFIQEVKGKAEVEGVETVICAPFTNLPSLVEAVKGTNIKIGAQNLHFEDNGAFTGEISGVMLKDLGVDYVIIGHSERRQYFAETDETVNKKLHAAFRHGLTPIFCLGETLEEREANQTKDVCKVQTEAAFAGLSADQAAQVVIAYEPIWAIGTGKSSTSQDANEVIAYIRSLVKGLYDEKVADAVRIQYGGSVKPENVTEYLGQSDIDGALVGGASLQPASFIALVEGAK; encoded by the coding sequence ATGAGAACACCGATTATCGCAGGTAACTGGAAAATGTTCAAAACGGTTTCCGAATCCAATGACTTCATTCAGGAAGTTAAAGGAAAAGCGGAAGTTGAAGGCGTAGAGACTGTGATTTGCGCACCGTTTACGAACCTGCCATCCCTGGTAGAAGCCGTTAAAGGCACAAACATCAAAATTGGTGCACAAAATCTTCATTTTGAAGACAACGGTGCATTCACAGGTGAAATCAGCGGCGTTATGCTGAAAGACCTGGGTGTGGATTATGTCATTATTGGTCACTCGGAGCGCCGTCAATATTTTGCGGAAACCGATGAGACTGTTAATAAAAAATTGCATGCAGCATTCCGTCACGGATTGACTCCAATCTTTTGCCTTGGTGAGACGCTTGAAGAGCGCGAAGCGAACCAAACAAAAGACGTATGCAAAGTGCAAACGGAAGCTGCTTTTGCAGGTCTGTCCGCAGATCAGGCAGCGCAAGTGGTTATCGCTTATGAGCCAATCTGGGCGATTGGTACAGGCAAGTCTTCCACTTCCCAAGATGCGAATGAAGTTATTGCTTACATCCGCAGCCTTGTGAAAGGTCTGTATGACGAGAAGGTTGCTGACGCAGTTCGTATTCAATACGGCGGCAGTGTTAAACCTGAGAACGTAACAGAATACCTCGGACAAAGCGACATCGACGGCGCGCTTGTTGGCGGTGCCAGCTTGCAGCCGGCTTCGTTCATCGCGCTTGTTGAGGGGGCGAAGTAA
- a CDS encoding sugar-binding transcriptional regulator — protein MRTILEVQKQLLPDLMDVLKKRYTILQQIMLSDVIGRRTLANSMQMTERVLRAETDLLKAQGLIEIDSAGMKISEAGHELLQQLEPVAKELFGLSELEERIKQAYGLQKVVVVPGDSDISPFAKRELGRAGAKALGNIMSDNDVVAVTGGSTTAGVAEQLTPPTSLKGVWFVPARGGLGESLEIQANTIASTMAKRVGAQYKLLHVPDLLSDHAYESLIQDPSVQEILQLIRKSRIVIHGIGDAVEMARRRKLATEIIDELQEQGAVSESFGYYFNDQGEVVHTMLTLGMRLQDIERTDVVIGIAGGKSKAAAIHSVLRFGQEDILIIDEAAAEVIVAEME, from the coding sequence ATGCGAACGATTTTAGAAGTGCAAAAGCAGCTTCTGCCTGATCTCATGGATGTCTTGAAGAAGAGGTATACGATTCTGCAACAGATCATGTTATCGGATGTGATCGGACGAAGAACGTTAGCCAATTCCATGCAGATGACCGAGCGGGTTCTGAGGGCTGAGACCGATTTGTTAAAGGCTCAGGGACTTATTGAAATTGACAGTGCAGGAATGAAGATCAGTGAGGCGGGGCATGAATTGCTGCAGCAGTTGGAACCCGTCGCCAAAGAGCTGTTTGGATTATCCGAACTGGAAGAGCGCATCAAGCAAGCCTACGGTCTGCAAAAGGTAGTTGTGGTTCCTGGCGATTCGGACATTTCTCCATTTGCCAAACGGGAACTGGGCAGAGCCGGAGCGAAGGCTCTGGGTAACATTATGAGTGATAACGATGTTGTCGCCGTTACTGGCGGTTCAACAACGGCTGGAGTGGCAGAGCAGCTGACTCCGCCAACATCGCTGAAAGGTGTCTGGTTTGTACCGGCACGCGGCGGGTTGGGAGAAAGCCTCGAAATTCAGGCCAATACGATCGCATCCACGATGGCAAAACGGGTAGGAGCTCAATACAAACTCCTGCATGTACCGGATTTGCTTAGTGATCATGCCTACGAATCACTTATCCAGGACCCCAGTGTTCAGGAGATTCTGCAGTTGATCCGAAAATCGCGGATCGTCATTCATGGGATCGGTGATGCCGTAGAGATGGCACGGCGCCGCAAACTTGCGACAGAGATCATAGATGAACTTCAGGAGCAGGGGGCCGTATCGGAGTCCTTCGGTTATTACTTTAATGATCAGGGTGAGGTGGTACATACCATGCTTACGCTGGGCATGCGACTACAGGATATTGAACGAACTGATGTCGTGATTGGAATTGCAGGTGGCAAGAGCAAGGCTGCTGCCATACATTCTGTCCTACGATTTGGTCAGGAAGATATTCTGATTATTGATGAGGCTGCTGCTGAAGTCATCGTCGCTGAAATGGAATAA
- the rnr gene encoding ribonuclease R, which translates to MITEQQLLDFMRETAYKPMTYQELEQHFEIEDAADFKAFLIMLNSLEESGKVLLTRNNRYGMPERMDLVRGRLQAHAKGFAFLIPEDREHPDVYIHANDMKSAMNGDTVFVKVTSQGPSGGRLEGEIVRIVTRAVTQVVGVFQSHEVYGFVIPDDKRINRDIFIPRTNFHGAVDGQKVVAKIVSYPEGRAAAEGEVIEILGHKDEPGIDILSVIRKHQLPEAFPDEVVEEAEKAPDAITEEEIIQQGRRDLRGLNIVTIDGEDAKDLDDAVNVEKLPNGNYRLGVHIADVGYYVRENSKLDQEAYNRGCSVYLVDRVIPMLPQRLSNGICSLNPQVDRLTLSCEMEFNDQMKVVKHDIFTSVIKTKERMTYSNVRKILEGEEPELLERYKDLVDDFHLMKEIALKLRAMRMRRGAVDFDFEESKIIVDAECKPVDIVKRERSIAEQIIEEFMLAANETVAEHFHWLKVPFIYRVHEDPDQEKLQNFLAFAANFGHHVKGRGNAIHPRALQSLLEDINGTKEQTVISTMMLRSMKQAKYDSEMSGHFGLAAEFYSHFTSPIRRYPDLVIHRVIREVIENNGALPENRQEYLAGRMADIAQQSSERERVAVEAERDTEKMKKAEYMLDKVGEEFEGMISSVTSFGMFIELENTVEGLIRLSALTDDYYHFDDQHMALIGERTSKVFRIGDEVKIRVARVSMEEYTIDFEMVDMKPRGERPGGFSGGRGGKGGRPAGGGGRGGAKSGSGGFGSSRGGKGGPAGTGGKRGGRPADESSKGGRGGRSGASNTAGSTGVKGGGKPRGERRAGDAGASVGRSKGAVSFGFGSGKGGYSSTAGGQEGTSAGGQGNALNSSSRGEGSFKSGKGGGKGGKGGSGRKNTSPSGVFIGEGATPGGVQEGGALRRKRKKNKGASANGTAAFVRKKKK; encoded by the coding sequence ATGATAACAGAACAACAATTGCTCGACTTCATGCGGGAAACCGCTTATAAACCGATGACTTATCAGGAACTGGAACAGCACTTTGAGATTGAAGATGCGGCTGATTTCAAAGCCTTTTTAATTATGCTTAATTCGCTGGAGGAATCCGGCAAAGTCCTGCTGACCCGCAATAACCGCTATGGAATGCCAGAACGTATGGATTTGGTGCGGGGACGTCTGCAGGCTCATGCGAAGGGGTTTGCTTTCCTCATCCCTGAGGATCGGGAACACCCTGATGTGTACATCCACGCCAATGATATGAAAAGCGCGATGAACGGCGACACGGTATTTGTTAAAGTGACTTCTCAAGGTCCTTCCGGTGGGCGTTTGGAGGGTGAGATTGTCCGTATTGTTACCCGTGCGGTCACGCAGGTGGTTGGAGTATTCCAAAGCCACGAGGTTTATGGCTTCGTCATTCCGGATGACAAGCGGATTAACCGAGATATCTTCATCCCGCGTACAAATTTTCATGGGGCTGTTGATGGACAAAAGGTTGTTGCAAAAATCGTCAGCTATCCAGAGGGCCGGGCAGCAGCAGAAGGTGAAGTGATCGAGATCCTCGGTCATAAGGATGAACCTGGCATTGATATTTTGTCAGTGATCCGTAAACATCAGCTGCCAGAAGCTTTCCCGGATGAAGTAGTGGAAGAAGCGGAAAAAGCCCCAGATGCCATTACGGAAGAAGAAATTATCCAGCAGGGTCGCCGCGATCTGCGTGGGCTGAATATCGTTACGATTGATGGCGAAGACGCCAAGGATCTCGATGATGCTGTCAATGTGGAGAAGCTGCCTAACGGCAACTACCGTCTGGGCGTTCATATTGCCGATGTAGGCTATTATGTACGGGAAAATTCCAAGCTCGATCAGGAAGCCTACAACCGCGGATGCAGCGTGTATTTGGTGGACCGGGTTATTCCGATGCTGCCGCAGCGTTTGTCCAACGGGATATGTAGTTTGAACCCGCAGGTGGACCGCTTGACCCTGTCTTGTGAGATGGAGTTCAACGACCAGATGAAGGTTGTGAAACATGACATTTTCACGAGTGTGATCAAAACCAAAGAGCGTATGACGTACTCCAACGTTCGCAAAATTCTTGAAGGAGAAGAGCCTGAATTGTTGGAGCGTTACAAGGACCTGGTGGATGATTTCCACTTGATGAAAGAGATTGCCTTGAAGCTTCGTGCGATGCGTATGCGCCGCGGTGCGGTTGACTTTGATTTTGAAGAATCCAAAATCATTGTGGACGCGGAATGCAAGCCGGTGGACATCGTGAAACGGGAGCGTTCGATTGCAGAGCAAATCATTGAGGAATTCATGCTTGCAGCCAATGAAACGGTTGCAGAGCATTTCCACTGGTTGAAGGTTCCTTTCATCTACCGTGTGCATGAAGATCCAGATCAGGAAAAACTGCAAAATTTTCTCGCCTTTGCGGCGAATTTCGGACACCATGTCAAGGGACGTGGCAACGCGATTCATCCACGGGCGCTTCAATCCCTGCTTGAGGATATTAACGGAACCAAGGAACAGACGGTTATCAGTACAATGATGCTGCGTTCCATGAAACAGGCGAAGTATGATTCCGAGATGTCGGGTCACTTTGGTCTGGCGGCAGAGTTCTACAGTCACTTTACATCGCCGATCCGTCGATATCCCGATCTCGTCATTCACCGTGTTATTCGTGAAGTGATTGAGAACAATGGGGCATTGCCTGAGAACCGTCAGGAGTATTTGGCTGGGCGTATGGCCGACATTGCGCAGCAGTCTTCGGAACGTGAGCGTGTGGCGGTTGAAGCTGAGCGGGATACGGAGAAAATGAAGAAAGCCGAGTACATGCTTGATAAAGTCGGCGAAGAGTTTGAAGGCATGATCAGCAGTGTGACCAGCTTCGGTATGTTCATTGAACTGGAAAATACGGTAGAGGGTCTGATTCGCCTGAGTGCGCTCACAGACGACTATTACCATTTTGACGATCAACATATGGCTCTGATTGGCGAACGTACCTCCAAGGTCTTCCGCATTGGTGATGAGGTGAAGATTCGTGTGGCGCGTGTAAGCATGGAAGAGTACACGATTGACTTTGAAATGGTTGACATGAAACCTCGCGGCGAACGTCCAGGTGGCTTCAGTGGTGGACGTGGCGGTAAAGGTGGACGTCCTGCTGGTGGCGGCGGACGCGGCGGCGCGAAGAGCGGTTCCGGTGGATTCGGTAGCTCCCGTGGTGGTAAAGGCGGACCAGCTGGTACGGGCGGCAAACGTGGTGGACGTCCTGCCGATGAGAGCAGCAAAGGCGGACGTGGCGGTCGTAGCGGAGCATCGAACACTGCAGGAAGCACGGGTGTCAAAGGTGGCGGTAAACCGAGAGGTGAGCGTCGTGCTGGAGATGCTGGTGCATCAGTGGGTCGGAGCAAGGGAGCGGTAAGCTTTGGTTTTGGCTCGGGCAAAGGCGGCTATAGTTCTACAGCGGGTGGCCAGGAAGGCACTTCAGCTGGTGGACAAGGGAATGCTCTGAACAGCAGCAGTCGTGGTGAAGGCAGCTTCAAATCCGGTAAAGGCGGAGGTAAAGGTGGCAAAGGCGGTAGTGGACGCAAAAACACCTCACCTAGCGGTGTGTTTATCGGCGAAGGAGCTACACCGGGCGGTGTTCAGGAAGGTGGAGCACTACGCCGCAAGCGCAAGAAGAATAAAGGCGCATCTGCCAACGGAACGGCGGCTTTTGTACGGAAGAAGAAAAAGTAA
- the gpmI gene encoding 2,3-bisphosphoglycerate-independent phosphoglycerate mutase — MTAPKPVALIIMDGFGLRNTVEGNAVAQAKKPNYDRFMSQFPHTTLTACGEAVGLPEGQMGNSEVGHLNIGAGRIVYQDLTRISKSIRDGEFFDNETLVKAVREAKQSGKKLHLYGLLSDGGVHSHIDHLFAMLDLAKKEEMNDVYIHAFLDGRDVMPDSGKEFMQKLIAKIEEVGVGQIATVQGRYYAMDRDKRWERVEKSYRAIVYGDGPKYTDPLKAVEESYEKSVFDEFVEPTVIVKADGQPVGLVESGDSVIFLNFRPDRAIQLSQVFTNKDFRGFDRGPKFPVGLHFVCLTLFSETVEGYVAYSPKNLDNTLGEVLVQNNKKQLRIAETEKYPHVTFFFSGGRDVELPGETRVLINSPKVATYDLQPEMSAYEVADACVREIEADKHDAIILNFANPDMVGHSGMLEPTIKAVEVTDECMGRVVDAVLAKGGVVLITADHGNADMVFDEQGRPFTAHTTNPVPFIVTDANVTLREGGILADIAPTILDLMQLPKPEEMTGTSVIATRK; from the coding sequence ATGACGGCTCCAAAACCTGTAGCACTGATCATTATGGATGGCTTTGGCCTTCGTAACACGGTGGAAGGCAATGCGGTTGCGCAAGCCAAGAAACCGAACTATGACCGTTTTATGAGCCAATTCCCACACACAACTCTCACTGCTTGCGGTGAAGCTGTAGGTTTGCCTGAAGGGCAAATGGGGAACTCCGAGGTAGGTCACTTGAACATTGGTGCCGGCCGGATCGTATACCAGGATTTGACTCGTATCTCCAAATCGATTCGTGACGGTGAGTTTTTCGATAACGAAACACTCGTTAAAGCTGTTCGCGAAGCGAAACAAAGCGGTAAGAAACTTCACTTGTATGGTTTGTTGTCCGATGGCGGCGTACATAGTCACATCGACCACTTGTTTGCCATGCTGGATCTCGCCAAAAAAGAAGAAATGAATGACGTATACATTCATGCCTTCCTGGATGGCCGTGATGTTATGCCAGATAGCGGTAAAGAGTTCATGCAGAAGCTGATTGCCAAAATCGAGGAAGTCGGTGTAGGACAAATCGCAACGGTTCAAGGTCGCTACTATGCGATGGACCGTGACAAACGTTGGGAACGTGTTGAGAAATCATATCGTGCCATCGTTTATGGTGATGGGCCCAAATATACTGATCCACTCAAAGCAGTTGAAGAATCGTATGAAAAATCGGTATTTGACGAATTCGTTGAACCAACGGTTATCGTTAAAGCGGATGGCCAGCCGGTAGGTTTGGTGGAGAGCGGCGATTCCGTCATTTTCCTCAACTTCCGTCCTGACCGTGCGATCCAACTGTCGCAAGTATTCACGAACAAGGATTTCCGTGGTTTCGACCGTGGTCCGAAGTTCCCTGTGGGCTTGCACTTTGTGTGCCTGACCTTGTTCAGCGAGACTGTTGAAGGTTATGTGGCTTATTCGCCTAAAAACCTCGACAACACGCTGGGTGAAGTTCTGGTACAGAACAATAAGAAACAACTGCGTATTGCAGAAACCGAGAAATATCCGCACGTAACCTTCTTCTTCAGCGGCGGCCGTGATGTTGAGCTTCCAGGCGAAACTCGCGTGCTGATCAACTCACCTAAAGTTGCAACATATGACTTGCAGCCAGAGATGAGTGCTTATGAAGTGGCAGACGCATGTGTACGCGAGATTGAAGCAGACAAACACGATGCAATCATTCTGAACTTCGCTAACCCTGATATGGTTGGACACTCCGGCATGCTGGAGCCTACAATCAAAGCGGTTGAAGTAACGGACGAGTGCATGGGACGTGTTGTAGACGCAGTTCTCGCAAAAGGCGGCGTTGTGCTGATTACTGCGGATCATGGTAACGCGGATATGGTGTTTGATGAGCAAGGACGTCCGTTCACAGCTCACACAACGAACCCGGTTCCATTCATCGTTACAGATGCTAATGTTACCCTGCGTGAAGGCGGAATCCTCGCGGATATCGCGCCAACGATTCTTGACTTGATGCAATTGCCTAAACCGGAAGAAATGACGGGAACATCCGTTATTGCTACCCGTAAATAA